Below is a genomic region from Streptomyces sp. RPA4-2.
CCCAGCTTGATCGGGATGTAGATGATGGCCACCGCGATCACGATGTAGATCAGGGTGTCCTTCACGAACGCGATCAGGGCGGGGGCGCGCAGGCCCGAGGAGTAGGTGTACGCGGCCAGTACGCCGAAGGCGATGAGGAGCGGGAGGTCCTTGACGAACCAGTTCGTGTTCTCGCCGCCGCCGACGCCCATGACGTCCAGCACGGCCTGGATGCCCACCAGTTGGAGCGCGATGTACGGCATGGTCGCGAGGATGCCGGTGACGGCGACGGCGAGGGACAGGCCCTTGGAGCCGAAGCGGCCGCGCACGAAGTCCGACGTCGTCACATAGCCGTGCTTGTGCGAGACGGACCACAGGCGGGGCAGGAACGTGAAGACCAGCGGGTAGACCAGGATCGTGTACGGCACGGCGAAGAAGCCGGCCGCGCCCGCCGCGTAGATCGCGGCCGGTACGGCGACGAAGGTGTACGCCGTGTAGAGGTCGCCGCCGAGCAGGAACCAGGTGACCCAGGTGCCGAACGACCGCCCGCCCAGGCCCCATTCGTCGAGGCTCTGCTCGTTGTCGGCCTTGCGCCAGCGCGCGGCCAGGAAGCCCATGACCGTGACGGCCACGAAGAAGATGATGAAGACGGCGAGTGCCACGCCGTTCACGCCGTCGTTCATGCGTCGGTACCGCCCTTCGTGGTGGCGCGGGCGCGCTGGTCACGCTGCCACAGCTGGTACGCGGTCACGGTGAGCGCGGTCGAGAGAAGCACCCACAGCATCTGGTACCAGTAGAAGAAAGGGATGCCGATGAAGGCCGGGTCGACCTTCGCGTACGAACCGACCCACAGCATGGCCACGGACGGGGCGATCAGGCAGAGGGCGATCACCACGCGGAGCGGTGTCACCACCCGGACCGGTGTCACCACCGGTGGTTTCGCTTCCGGCACGTCTGACATGGGTGGCTCCGTCCCCTCGCTGGTCACCTGTGCAATGCGCAGGAAATCTAGGCGACCGTTCCGCTTTATGGAACCCCCTCCCCGGCGGTGGATGTGGAGGGTTGGTGTGCGGGAGCGCGGGCGGGCCGGCCGGTGAACTCCCTTACCGGGCAGCGCGTTGCCCCGACCGCCCGGAGCGGGGCCGGCCGCGTCGCGCACCGGTCCCGCCGCGCCCCGGCCGGGACCGTGCCTCGAACGTGAACGCGAAGTGGTACCGGGGGGCCCGCGGGGGACCGCCGGTCACCCCGGACCTCGGGGACACCGGTGTTTCAGTCCTGCGGGCGCTTGAGCCTGGCCACGAACTTGTAGCGGTCGCCCCGGTACACCGAGCGCACCCACTCCACCGGTTCGCCCTGCCGGTCGATCGAGTGCCGGGACAGCATCAGCATGGGCAGACCGACGTCCGTGCCGAGCAGTCCGGCCTCGCGCGGGGTGGCCAGCGAGGTCTCGATGGTCTCCTCGGCCTCCGCGAGGTGGACGTCGTACACCTCGGCGAGCGCGGTGTAGAGCGAGGTGTACTTGACGAGCGACCGGCGCAGGGCGGGGAAGCGCTTCGCGGACAGATGGGTCGTCTCGATGGCCATCGGCTCGCCGCTGGCCAGGCGCAGCCGCTCGATGCGCAGCACCCGGCCGCCGGCCGAGATGTCGAGCAGTTCCGCGAGGGTCTCGTCGGCGGTGATGTAGCCGATGTCCAGGAGCTGGGAGGTGGGTTCCAGGCCCTGGGCGCGCATGTCCTCGGTGTACGAGGTGAGCTGGAGCGCCTGGGAGACCTTGGGCTTGGCGACGAAGGTGCCCTTGCCCTGGATGCGTTCGAGCCGGCCCTCGACGACGAGTTCCTGGAGGGCCTGGCGCACGGTCGTGCGCGAGGTGTCGAACTCGGCGGCGAGGGTGCGTTCGGGCGGCACCGGTGTGCCGGGCGGCAGAGTGTCCGTCATGTCGAGCAGGTGCTTCTTGAGGCGGTAGTACTTGGGCACGCGCGCGGTACGGATGGGGGCCCCACCCTCGTTCTCCGCACTGCTGACGTCGGTGCTCATGCTCTGCCTTCCCGGCTCCGGGTGCCGAAGCGACCGGCATCCCGCCGGTCACGGGTCACATCGTGGCACGGCTTCGCGTGCGAGTGTCTCCCGCACGCTCCGTGATCCCCTCTATATACCGTCGGCGTACCTGTTGGTCTAGTCCATCGTGCGCGCGGGGTTCCTGAACAGCCCTGCCGTTTATGCCGCTTACCTACTTAAAGGTCCTTGCATATGTAGGTCCCATAACGGACGGTCGGCCGGGCTTACACACCCTTGACACCCCTCTAGGTCTAGGCCAAGCTCCCCGTACTGGTCTACACCATTGGTCCAGGTCCCAGCCCCACGGGCAGTAATCGGCAGCGATTCGGCGTGTGTCACCGCGGTGGGCAGGGGGGTTTGTGGCATCCCTGAGGAGGGTGGCGTGAAGCGGAAGCTGGCAGCTGCGATCGGTATCGCGGGCATGATGGTCTCCATCGCGGCGTGCGGGGGCAGTGACAACAAGTCCGGGGGATCGGACAAGGGCGCGGACGCCAAGGAACTGACCGTCTGGCTCACGGTGGACGCCCAGAACAACTGGCCCGAGCTGGTCAAGGCCGCGGACGCCGCGGTGAAGGCGAAGCACCCGGGCGTCAAGATCAACCACGAGTACTACGGCTGGCCGGACAAGAACACCAAGCTCGACGCCGTCCTCGCCACCGACAAGGCCCCCGACGTGGTCGAGATGGGCAACACCGAGATGCTCGGCTACATGGTCAAGGGAGCCTTCGCCCCCGTCGACGCCACGAAGTTCGACAACTCGGCCGGGTGGCTCGACGGCCTGAAGGCATCGGTCACCTACGAGGACAAGACCTACGGCGTGCCGTACTACGCCGGCGGCCGCGTCGGCAACTGGCGCAAGGACGTGGCGGCTTCGGCCGGCATCAAGGCGACCCCGAAGACGTACCAGGAGCTCACCTCCGACCTGGACAAGATCCAGAAGAAGGAGGGGAGCAAGTTCAACGCCTGGTACCAGCCCACCCGCGACTGGTACGCCGCGATGTCCTTCGTCTACGACGCCGGCGGCTCCATCGCCACGGACGAGGGCGGCCAGTGGAAGGCCAACCTCTCCTCGCCCGAGTCGGTCAAGGGCCTCAACGAGTTCAAGAACGTCGTCGACAAGTACATGCACGGCGACAAGACCAAGGACGAGTCCGACCGTTACATCGTCTACGGCCAGGGCAAGTCCGCCATGATCTTCGGCGCCGCCTGGGAAGGCGCGACCTCCGAGGACCCGAAGAACGACAAGACCGGCAAGCTCAAGGGCAACCTCGAGAACTTCGTGATGCCCGGCCCGTCCGGCAAGAACCTGCCCGTCTTCCTCGGCGGCTCCGACCTCGCCATCCCGGTGAAGTCCAAGGCGCAGGCCCTCGCCGGCGAGTGGATCAACGCCCTCACGGGCTCCACGGGCCAGAAGGGCCTGATGGGCAAGGGCAACCTGCCCAACAACAAGACCGACCTCGCGACCCTCAAGAACGACCCGGCGACGGTCGTCCCGGCCACCGCGGCCGAGAGCAGCTGGTTCGTGCCGATGGCGCCGGGCTGGGGCCAGGTCGAGAAGGCCCAGGTCCTTCAGACGATGCTGCAGAACATCGGCACCGGCAAGAAGTCGGTCGAGGCCGCCGCGAAGGAAGCGGACGCCGCGATCGACAAGGTCATCAACACCAAGTGACCTGAGCGCAGGGCCCCGTCGGACCCCGGGGAGTGCTTCCGGGGACGGGGCCCTGCTTCTCGTACGACCTGAGGGACCGCTGAGGAGCGCGCGATGAGTGCCGCAGACACGACCACCCCGACCAAGGCGCCACCGGCACGGCAGGCATCGCCACCGACGGCCCCCAGGGCGCCACGCAGAAGGCGGGCCCCCGGCGGAACCGCCGTCCCCTGGGCGCTGCTCGCCCCCTGTCTGCTCATCCTCGCGCTGGTCATGGGCTACCCCCTGGTCCGGCTCGTCACCCTGTCCTTCCAGAAGTTCGGCCAGTCCCAGCTCTGGGGCTTCCAGCCGGCCGAGTCGGTCGGCTTCGACAACTTCACCAAGGTGCTCGGCGACGGCGAGTTCTGGGCCGTCGTCCTGCGCACGATCGTCTTCGCCGGCGGGTCCGTCGTCTTCACGATGGTCGCAGGCATGCTGATCGCGCTGCTGCTCCAGCGCGTCTCCGGCTGGGTCAAGACGCTCGTCAACATCGTGCTGGTGGCCAGCTGGGGCATGCCGATCATCGTGGCCACCACCGTCTTCAAGTGGCTCTTCGACTCGGACTACGGCGTGTTCAACGCGCTGCTGAGCAAGCTGCCGGGCGTCGACCTGGTCGGTCACAACTGGTTCGCCAGCGGACCGCAGGGCCTGGCCGTGATCATGCTGCTGGTGGTGTGGGGCGCGGTGCCCTTCGTCGTCATCACGCTCGGCGCGGGCCTGACCCAGGTGCCCAAGGAACTGGAGGAGGCCGCCCGCCTGGACGGCGCCGGCGCCTGGGGCGTCTTCCGCTACGTCACGCTCCCCATCCTCAAGCCGATCGTCGTGATGCTGACGACGCTCTCCGTCATCTGGGACATGGGCGTCTTCCCACAGGTCTTCGTGATGCGCGGCGGCCACCCCGAGGCCGAGTTCCAGCTGCTCACCACCTACTCCTACGACCGCGCCTTCGTGGTCAACGACTATGCCCAGGGATCGGCGATCGCCCTGCTGACCGTGCTGCTCCTGCTCGGCGTGGTCGCCGTCTACATGCGCCAGATGCTCAAGATCGGAGAGGTCGAATGAGCGCCGTCGTCACCCCGAGGCGTACGCCCTCCGGACCCCGGAAGTCCAAGCTCGGCTGGAACGTCCTCGGTCTGCTCGTCTTCGTCGTCGCGGGCTTCCCGGTCTACTGGATGCTGAACACGGCGTTCAAGCCCGCGAAGGACGCCATCGACCCGGATCCGAGCCTGTTCCCCACCGGGGTGACGCTCGACAACTTCCGCCGCGCGCTGGACATCGCGGACTTCTGGGGCCCGGTCGGCCGCAGCCTG
It encodes:
- a CDS encoding carbohydrate ABC transporter permease, with the translated sequence MSAADTTTPTKAPPARQASPPTAPRAPRRRRAPGGTAVPWALLAPCLLILALVMGYPLVRLVTLSFQKFGQSQLWGFQPAESVGFDNFTKVLGDGEFWAVVLRTIVFAGGSVVFTMVAGMLIALLLQRVSGWVKTLVNIVLVASWGMPIIVATTVFKWLFDSDYGVFNALLSKLPGVDLVGHNWFASGPQGLAVIMLLVVWGAVPFVVITLGAGLTQVPKELEEAARLDGAGAWGVFRYVTLPILKPIVVMLTTLSVIWDMGVFPQVFVMRGGHPEAEFQLLTTYSYDRAFVVNDYAQGSAIALLTVLLLLGVVAVYMRQMLKIGEVE
- a CDS encoding GntR family transcriptional regulator, which produces MSTDVSSAENEGGAPIRTARVPKYYRLKKHLLDMTDTLPPGTPVPPERTLAAEFDTSRTTVRQALQELVVEGRLERIQGKGTFVAKPKVSQALQLTSYTEDMRAQGLEPTSQLLDIGYITADETLAELLDISAGGRVLRIERLRLASGEPMAIETTHLSAKRFPALRRSLVKYTSLYTALAEVYDVHLAEAEETIETSLATPREAGLLGTDVGLPMLMLSRHSIDRQGEPVEWVRSVYRGDRYKFVARLKRPQD
- a CDS encoding DUF3311 domain-containing protein; this translates as MSDVPEAKPPVVTPVRVVTPLRVVIALCLIAPSVAMLWVGSYAKVDPAFIGIPFFYWYQMLWVLLSTALTVTAYQLWQRDQRARATTKGGTDA
- a CDS encoding extracellular solute-binding protein; protein product: MKRKLAAAIGIAGMMVSIAACGGSDNKSGGSDKGADAKELTVWLTVDAQNNWPELVKAADAAVKAKHPGVKINHEYYGWPDKNTKLDAVLATDKAPDVVEMGNTEMLGYMVKGAFAPVDATKFDNSAGWLDGLKASVTYEDKTYGVPYYAGGRVGNWRKDVAASAGIKATPKTYQELTSDLDKIQKKEGSKFNAWYQPTRDWYAAMSFVYDAGGSIATDEGGQWKANLSSPESVKGLNEFKNVVDKYMHGDKTKDESDRYIVYGQGKSAMIFGAAWEGATSEDPKNDKTGKLKGNLENFVMPGPSGKNLPVFLGGSDLAIPVKSKAQALAGEWINALTGSTGQKGLMGKGNLPNNKTDLATLKNDPATVVPATAAESSWFVPMAPGWGQVEKAQVLQTMLQNIGTGKKSVEAAAKEADAAIDKVINTK